One stretch of Cohnella algarum DNA includes these proteins:
- a CDS encoding MarR family transcriptional regulator yields the protein MEADLTLRQLIYGQFIHFMHLNEQRMEVEFREFADKARELNLTAFPNNLTSIHVIDCIGNNEPINNTSVAEKLNLSKASITKISAKLLEEGFIKRSRLNDNKKEVYFSLTPKGKEVFELHETLHGIQESKFLRSLNSFSETELHTILKFFQTMISHWNANPLPKGAKNR from the coding sequence ATGGAAGCGGATCTAACGCTCAGGCAACTGATATACGGCCAGTTTATTCATTTTATGCATCTGAACGAACAGCGCATGGAAGTCGAATTTCGCGAGTTCGCCGACAAAGCGCGGGAATTGAATCTGACCGCGTTCCCGAACAATTTGACCAGCATCCATGTCATCGACTGCATCGGCAACAACGAGCCGATCAACAACACGTCCGTTGCCGAAAAATTGAATTTGTCGAAAGCGAGCATCACGAAAATCAGCGCCAAGCTCCTTGAGGAAGGATTTATCAAACGCAGCCGGCTTAACGACAACAAGAAAGAGGTTTACTTCAGCCTAACCCCGAAGGGCAAGGAAGTCTTCGAATTGCACGAGACGTTGCACGGAATCCAAGAAAGCAAATTTTTGCGGTCCTTGAATTCGTTTTCGGAAACGGAACTGCATACGATTTTGAAATTTTTCCAGACGATGATTTCGCATTGGAACGCCAATCCATTGCCGAAAGGGGCGAAAAACCGAT